The genomic DNA GTAAGCCTACAGACCGATCAAGGCGTGTAGACATTCATTCGTGGGCAAGAGGCTGGCGGCGAGATAGATCCTGGCTGAGATGCTCTGATCGGTCTTGTCCGAGCGGGCGACAATGCGGCCGTACTGCTTCGGGTCATAGAAGAAGATCTCGACGAGATTCCGCCGCGGATCCGAACCGCTTTCAGGTCTGGAGCTCGGGCTACAGCATCGGACGTGAAATCGAATTCACGTCCGATGCTATAAGTCTATGTTTTGAGCATCTTTTCAGGCAAAACCAGTTTCCACTTCCCGCGTTCGATGCTCTAGGAAAGCCGGACGACAGCTACCCTCAACCGCGAGTGAAGCGGCGAGTGGCCATTGAACCGGTGATCGGACACTCGTGGGCCGATTACCGGATGAGATAAGTCATCTGAAAGGTCGGGGGGAGACCGCATGGCCACCCTCCCGGCCGCATATAGGGACGACTGCCAGCTGCGGGACCTGTTATCTGGCGCTCCAGCGGAAACTCTCCGATTGTGTGCATCAAGTTCTGCAAAGCGAGGCGGCCGAACAGGCTGGCTAAGCGGCTTCGCGGAGTTGATCCTTCTTGTGCTCCTTCAGGTCCTCCATGTTGAGGTAGCGGTGCACCTCAAGCCAGTTCTGGCTGTCGGAGCCCGAGCGATCGCCGAGGCGGGTGGCCGTGCGCTGCCCCTTCTCGGCCTGGAGTGCATCGGTCACCTCGGCTTCGAGCATCTCTTGCATGACGGCGCGCACGATTTCGCGCAGACCATCCGGGCTCTGGGACAGAAGCTCCTTGATGGCAGCGGCGGCAGGTTTATCCTTGACGATGGTCATGGTGGGGCTCCTCTCGGAGGGTGACTTGGACATCACCATCCTGCCATGATCGCCCCGATCAGGCGATTTGCAGAACCTTTACCACACTACTCGAGCATCGCCCCGTCGGCGGCACCAACTGAAGGCGCAAGGGCGCGTATTCGGCGTGCGCGAGTATAGTCCTTGATGCGTACTGAGCTCACAGGGCATCGTGCGCAAAGGTGGATCCGGTTTTGCGCAGGAAGATTCGCGTTATAGAGAAGCGACACGGCGTGCATGTGAATGTCGGAAGTTCTGTCTGGTGCGAACGTCGTTCGTCTCTGGGATGGTGCTTGGGCGCCAGTTCGCCAGAAGGGCCCCCCATTAAAGGAAGAGCCCTCCCGCGATCCCGTGCTTGATCAGCGGATGAAGCGTTCTAGGTCTGGACCCGTGGACGAACCGAGAACTTCCTCGATCGCCAGAGCAACTGCAAGTGCTTGAACATCAGCCCCTTCTGGACAGATGATCTGCAACCCTATCGGGAGCCTTCCAGGTTTCTGCGGTAGCGGGATGCTCACGGCGGGACACGCGAAATAGTTCGCAGGCTGAGTATTGCGCGTCATGCCCAGGGCGAGATCGAGGGCTTTCCTCTCGTCGGCGAGGTCAGCTACAGGCGGTGCAGGAGTGGCGGTCGTCGGAGTGATCCAGCCATCGAATCCGAAGAACTTCCTGGACACGCTCTGCCGCGACCTGGTTCGCTGCGCCTCGAGCGCTAGATAATCTGCCGCCGTGACATCAAGGCCGGTTGTCGCGCGCTTCGCGACAATTGGATCCATCCGGTCGCGCCCGGCAAGGAAACGATCTCGGCCAAGCGTCGCGATGAGGCAGGCCGGGAGAACAGCGGGGAAATAGTGCTCGCGCTCGCTCGCCTCGGGAACGGAAACGGGGCTCAACCGGCAGCCTGCGGCCGACAGTGCGTCCAGCGCATCCTTGATCTGCGCTTCGACGATCGGATCGAGATTGTCGAAAAAGTACTCTTGAGGAACACCGAGGCGGAGTGCTTCGACAGGAAGTGGCCGGGCTTCCGGCGCACCGGTGAGCGCAGCCACCGCGAACGCTGCGTCTCGCGCCGTGCGGCTCAGCAGGCCGGGGGTATCCAGATGAGGCGCCAGCGGGAACGCCCCCTCGGTCGAGAAGAATCCGGGCGTCGTCTTGAGACCGAATATCCCGTTGAACGCGGCGGGAACACGAACCGAACCGCCTGTATCGGAGCCGATGGCGAACGCACATAAACCGGCAGCAACTGCGACGCCCGAACCGGAGCTCGACCCTCCAGGCAGGCGCGGAGTCCGTGCGTCCCATGGATTCATGGGAGTCCCCTGAGCACTGGACACGCCAGTGATACCGAGCGCGAACTCAACGGTCTTGGTCTTGCCGAGGATGACGCATCCTGCCTGGCGCAAGCTCTTGACCAGAGGACCTTCTTCGCCAGCGATATCGTCGATGCTCATCTTGGAGCCCGCTGTCGTCGGCATACCATCGACGACGAAGAGATCCTTCACGCCGACCGGGACGCCCATCAACGGGCCAAGATCCGTGCCGGCCGAATAGAGCGCATCGAGCGCGCGGGCGGTCTCAAGCGCCTGCTCGGCGGCAACATGCTGGAATGCGCCGAGCAGCGGATCGAGGACCTGGATGCGGGAGAGATACGCCAGGGTTGCCTGCTCGGACGAAATCTCGCCGTTTCGAAACCGCCGGGCGAATTCCGGCAGCCCGCCTTGCCCAAGCGGATCATTTTCCAGTGCGATCATGCAGCGTTCCTCGTTCTGTTAAACCCAACGGCTTTGCGCAGTTGAGGCATGTGAACCGTGGAAACGGTCAATTTGCAATGGAGGATAATATCCGATCGGACGCTGTCGGTAAAAAGTGTTTGGCAAGGCTCTTGCACGCGCACTAGGGTGACGCGCTGCATGACGGGCTTGCCCGCAGCTAACGGCTTCCTGACGAAGCAGAGAAAAGGTGAGGAAATAAATGAGGATCGCTATCGCCGCTGCCTTGGCAGCCACTCTGTCCGTGGTTGGCGCCCCAGCCAGGGCGCAGGTTGAAGTCGGCGTTATCAACAGCCTTTCAGGTAACTTCGCTGCATTCGGCGAACGTTATCGCACGGGCCTCCAGGTTGCGCTCGATGAAATCAATGCAAATGGGGGCATCAATGGGCAAAAGCTGACCCTGACGATCCAGGACGACCGGTCTGAAGCGAAGAGCGCACTTGCCAGTGCGGAGAGCTTTGCAAGCAAGGGCGTCCCGCTTGTTATCGGCTCCTATGCCTCCTCGATCACAGGCCCTCTTGCACAGTTCTTGACGCGCCAGAAGGTTCCGATGATCGTTCTGGGCAGCGCCGACGACAGCATCACCAAGCCGGGCTCACCGTGGGTATTCCGCGCGAAGCACAATTCGACGATCGTCGCCAAAGCGTATTTCGACTATTTCGATCATCTCAAGAACACGAAGAAGGACGTGCCTCTTGAGACGGTCGCTATGCTGTACGGTAACGGTGCATGGCCGACCTCCCTCGCAAAGGAGGGCAAACGCCTCGCGTCCGAACGCGGATACAAGGTTGTGGGCGATCAAGCCTATGATCAGGGCGTCACCGACTTTCGGCCGATCCTGAACCGTTTCCGCGGTGCCAATCCGGACGTCCTCTATATCGTGTCCTATGCGGAGGACGGCGTCGCCATTACCCGCCAGATGCGGGAGGTTGGCCTGAACGCCAAGGTCTTGGCGATCGATACGTCCGCGGCTCTCCCAAGCTTCGTTCAGCAGGTCGGAAAATCGGCGGACTACATTGCGACGGCCGTCAGCTGGAGCCAGGACGTGAAGTACCCTGGCGCTCAGGAGCTCTACGAGCGTCTGAAGGCCAAGGCCGGCGGTGAACCTTCGTTCTATGAGGCAGAGGGGTATCTCGCCCTGATGGCCGCCGCCGATGCGCTGCGTCGTGCCGATCCGAAGTCCCGTGACTCCGTGCGCGAAGCGCTGGCTGCGACAGACATCACGACCCCGGTGACTACGGTGAGCTTCAAGAGTGCGGACGGCTTCCAGGGACAGAACCCGATCCGGAGCCTCATCCTGCAGATCCAGGACGGCAAGCACGTCACCGTGTTCCCGGACGATCTCGCCGCGAACCCGCCGCAGCACCCAACGCCGGAGTGGTCAACACGCTGACGCGACAGGGCTGGCGGCACCGCCGCCGGCCCGATCAAAGCGGCAACGACATTAAAGGACTGGCTCGCAGCTGCGCATTGTCGCGCAGCAGATCGATGCGTGCCAGCAATCAGGAATAAGAATGGCCGGTTTAGATATTCTTCTGCAGAACGTCGCCAACGGCGTTCTGATGGGAGGCGTTTATGCTCTCATCGGAATTGGCCTGACCCTCGTGTTCGGGGTCATGCGTACGATCAACTTCGCACACGGCGATTTCGTCGTGCTCGGCATGTACAGCGCCGTCCTCTTCAATGCCATCCTCGGATGGGACCCCTATCTGTCTCTGCTTCTCGCAATGCCGATCGGCTTTTTCGCCGGTGTCGTCGTCGAGCG from Microvirga sp. TS319 includes the following:
- a CDS encoding transposase encodes the protein MTIVKDKPAAAAIKELLSQSPDGLREIVRAVMQEMLEAEVTDALQAEKGQRTATRLGDRSGSDSQNWLEVHRYLNMEDLKEHKKDQLREAA
- a CDS encoding amidase; this encodes MIALENDPLGQGGLPEFARRFRNGEISSEQATLAYLSRIQVLDPLLGAFQHVAAEQALETARALDALYSAGTDLGPLMGVPVGVKDLFVVDGMPTTAGSKMSIDDIAGEEGPLVKSLRQAGCVILGKTKTVEFALGITGVSSAQGTPMNPWDARTPRLPGGSSSGSGVAVAAGLCAFAIGSDTGGSVRVPAAFNGIFGLKTTPGFFSTEGAFPLAPHLDTPGLLSRTARDAAFAVAALTGAPEARPLPVEALRLGVPQEYFFDNLDPIVEAQIKDALDALSAAGCRLSPVSVPEASEREHYFPAVLPACLIATLGRDRFLAGRDRMDPIVAKRATTGLDVTAADYLALEAQRTRSRQSVSRKFFGFDGWITPTTATPAPPVADLADERKALDLALGMTRNTQPANYFACPAVSIPLPQKPGRLPIGLQIICPEGADVQALAVALAIEEVLGSSTGPDLERFIR
- a CDS encoding ABC transporter substrate-binding protein encodes the protein MRIAIAAALAATLSVVGAPARAQVEVGVINSLSGNFAAFGERYRTGLQVALDEINANGGINGQKLTLTIQDDRSEAKSALASAESFASKGVPLVIGSYASSITGPLAQFLTRQKVPMIVLGSADDSITKPGSPWVFRAKHNSTIVAKAYFDYFDHLKNTKKDVPLETVAMLYGNGAWPTSLAKEGKRLASERGYKVVGDQAYDQGVTDFRPILNRFRGANPDVLYIVSYAEDGVAITRQMREVGLNAKVLAIDTSAALPSFVQQVGKSADYIATAVSWSQDVKYPGAQELYERLKAKAGGEPSFYEAEGYLALMAAADALRRADPKSRDSVREALAATDITTPVTTVSFKSADGFQGQNPIRSLILQIQDGKHVTVFPDDLAANPPQHPTPEWSTR